Below is a genomic region from Planktothrix sp. FACHB-1365.
GCATCATCTCAAAATTTTTGAAGCCATAGCTTTGACGAAGAATTAATTTGATCCGGTTATTTAATCCCTCCATGACTCCACTGGTTGTTCGATTAATAAAATA
It encodes:
- a CDS encoding transposase, producing the protein MNRTTSGVMEGLNNRIKLILRQSYGFKNFEMMREKLLACLFI